The Bacteroidota bacterium genome contains the following window.
CACGGTCGCAACAGCGAGGACAAGCAGGATGGCGATGAGCGTCGGGTCCATTCGGTAGGTCAGAGGACGGAGGACAGTGAGACGGTGGACAGTGAGACAGCGGACAGTGAGACAGCGGACAGTGAGACAGCGGACAGTGAGACAGCGGACAGTGAGACAGCGGACAGTGAGACAGTGGGCGCGTTGCACGACGGCCTCGGTAACTTGTTCAGCTTTCTTTCGACTCACCGACTCACCGAGCCCGGCACCTCGGCGGGATTCCGGCGTAGGTTGGCCGCCGCTCCGCCCACCGCCCGCATGAAAGCTCTCCAGTCCGCCCTGATCTGGGCCGCCGAAGCGACGCTCGTCCTCCTCTGGCTCCCCCTCCTGGCCGTCGTCCGTCTCCTCGACCGAGACCCGGCGCGCTACGCGACGGGGCGGCTCTTCCGGCTGCTGGGCAACGTCATGACGCGCGTCAACCCGCTCTGGCGGGTCCACATCGAAGGGCCGTTCCCCGACCACCCGCGCCTCCCCTACGTCGTCGTCGGCAACCACCAGTCGAGCGCCGACATCCCGGTCATCAGCCGGCTGCCGTGGGAGATGAAGTGGGTGGCGAAGGCGGAGATGTTCCGCGTGCCGGTCGCTGGCTGGCTGATGCGCCTCGCGGGCGACATCCCCGTGGACCGGAAGGACGCGGCGAGCCGGACCCGCGTGCTCGGCGCGGCCCGGCAGGTCCTCGGCCACCGCTGCTCGGTGATGTTCTTCCCCGAGGGCACGCGCTCGCGCGACGGACGCGTGCGGCGATTCCACACCGGTGCCTTCCGCCTCGCCATCGACGCCGGCGTGCCGATCCTGCCGCTCGCCATCGACGGCACGCGGGACGCGCTCCCGAAAAACGGCTGGGTCTTCGGCAACGCCATCGACGCCCGCCTGAAGGTGCTACCTCCCATTTCCACCGATGGTCTCGGCCCCGCAAACGTGAACGCGCTTGCGGACCAGACCCGGGACCGCATCATCGCGCAGATCGCCGCGTGGCGCGGGACCGACCCAGCAGAGATAGACGCCCTCGCCGGCGCACCGGCGGCGGTGGCAAGCGGCGTGGAAGAAACCGCAAAGACCTCGCGCTGACGTTGGGCGCAGCGTCCGCGACTGTGTATTTTTGCTATTCAGTATTTGCCCGATAGCTCACTTGGCAGAGCACCACACTCTGGATGTGGGGGTTGAAGGTTCGAATCCTTCTCGGGCAGCCAAGCCACTCGCTCAAGCGGGTGGCTTTTTTCGTGCTCGTCCGCGGAGCTGGGCTGGTCTGGCGTGTTCTATGCACGGCTCTGTCAGATTCCGTACTTTAGCATTCTAACATATAACACACCTCTACCCTCCCATCCCCATGGTCCAAGCCATCATCGCCCTCGCCGTCATCGCCCTCATCGCCTCCTTGCTCGGATTCCGGGGCGTGGCGGGCCTGTCGGCCGGGTTCGCCAAAATCCTCCTCGTGGTGTTCCTCGTCCTCGTCGTGCTGGCGTTCGTGCTGTAGCGCAGGACCAGCAGGCAGGTAACTGATTTTCGTAGACCGCGACTGCAGCGGGGGGCGCTTCCGCCATGCGCCAGACCTCCCCGCTGCGTTGCGGAACCAGAGACTGTTTGGCAAGACGGCTTCCGGGCTGCGAGCGGCTACGCAGGCACGTCGGCGGCGTCGCCTTGCATCGCCG
Protein-coding sequences here:
- a CDS encoding lysophospholipid acyltransferase family protein translates to MKALQSALIWAAEATLVLLWLPLLAVVRLLDRDPARYATGRLFRLLGNVMTRVNPLWRVHIEGPFPDHPRLPYVVVGNHQSSADIPVISRLPWEMKWVAKAEMFRVPVAGWLMRLAGDIPVDRKDAASRTRVLGAARQVLGHRCSVMFFPEGTRSRDGRVRRFHTGAFRLAIDAGVPILPLAIDGTRDALPKNGWVFGNAIDARLKVLPPISTDGLGPANVNALADQTRDRIIAQIAAWRGTDPAEIDALAGAPAAVASGVEETAKTSR
- a CDS encoding DUF1328 family protein translates to MVQAIIALAVIALIASLLGFRGVAGLSAGFAKILLVVFLVLVVLAFVL